CCTGACTTTGTGATTTTCTAACTTCGAATCCTCCTCTCCCCATACCATCCCGTTGTACATTCTGCCGTTTTTCCTCTTCCTCCTTCAAATAAGATAGAAAGCTTTATACATATGTGAGTTATAATTATAACTTATATGCACATCAAGCGGATTAAGAAGAAAGATGCCGTATACCTCGCTCAATATGAAACATATCGGGAGGATGGAAAGGTGAAGACCAGGTTCATCAAATATCTCGGGAAAGAGGGGGATGAACGAGGAGTGCCACTTCCAAAGAAGTCAGCCCACACCGAAACACCGCTTTACCCTGATTGTTCGAAACGGGCAGGTGATGTCGAGCTCATGTGGTCCATTGCCAGTTCCACCCTGAATATGCCGGAGATTATCGATCAGGTCTGCTGCGGGGAGGGGCGAATTGAGGGGCGATCTCCCGGCAAAATCCTCACTGCGTGGGCCATCAATAAAGCACTCAATCCCGAGAGTGCAACTCTTGTCGGCGAATGGGTTCAGACGACAACTATTCCTGATCGTATGGATCTGCCAGAAGAGTACTTTACCGACAATGCCTTCTATTCATCTCTGGACAGGATCTGTTTCAAAGATACAACAGCAGATGGATATACCGACCTCAGTCACCTGATCTGTGACGAAATCTATACCCGATGGCGATCGCTTCATCCGTTACCTGATGCATCCAGGGAGATCGTTGCCTATGATCTCACCCCGGTTCTGATCTTTGGCTCCGGCGATGAGCTGGGAGAGAAGGGATATAATGCAAAGAAGGCGAATCAGAAGCAGATCAACCTCTGTATTCTCGTCTCAAAATGGGATAAAGTCCCAGTCTCGTTCTTTTTACTCCCTGGGAACTTCAACTCCATGTCATCGGTCAAGGATCTCCTGGTGCAGCTGCTTAATCTCTCGTTTGAGCCGGGAAGCCTGATCTGGGATCGGGGGAACACCTCGGAAGAGTCCATTCGGGATATTGAGGCGCTGGGATGGAACCTTATCTGTGGCGTGAATAAGA
The nucleotide sequence above comes from Methanocalculus alkaliphilus. Encoded proteins:
- a CDS encoding IS1634 family transposase; translation: MHIKRIKKKDAVYLAQYETYREDGKVKTRFIKYLGKEGDERGVPLPKKSAHTETPLYPDCSKRAGDVELMWSIASSTLNMPEIIDQVCCGEGRIEGRSPGKILTAWAINKALNPESATLVGEWVQTTTIPDRMDLPEEYFTDNAFYSSLDRICFKDTTADGYTDLSHLICDEIYTRWRSLHPLPDASREIVAYDLTPVLIFGSGDELGEKGYNAKKANQKQINLCILVSKWDKVPVSFFLLPGNFNSMSSVKDLLVQLLNLSFEPGSLIWDRGNTSEESIRDIEALGWNLICGVNKSSNEARSLLLTTDVPLKVTHRVRSTGTSALYAAKADGPLFGREGSGVVYVNHAKRMDVLDARNALLAELDAELRVYNENLKRSTKEKIEEDLAAILGPYAEFFSIHILQNGKRFAISWEYNEAAIDRATDLDGKYLLYATDTSLKATEVVNEYMEKDFVEKVFRTLKSHLKIAPVRHWKNHRIRAIFFVNILALWLRKVYDHHLNQVPKKKREYGFDELLRRLKRVEYVEVVRPGEEPAFWYLNLTEKMTEQLKAMGFKDLFRERRLGQSGL